A portion of the Lolium rigidum isolate FL_2022 chromosome 1, APGP_CSIRO_Lrig_0.1, whole genome shotgun sequence genome contains these proteins:
- the LOC124674824 gene encoding cytochrome P450 76M5-like, with the protein MEIELWLLCATLAIVFLWATRRSAAGRMPPGPTPLPVVGNLLSLRHGNLHHTLARLARVHGPVMTLKLGLTTAVVVSSRDAAEEAFTKHDRRLAARAIPDAARALGFSDRSMIWLPSSDPLWKSLRGVVVTNVFSPRGLAAARGVRERKVRDLVGYFRGRAGREVDFGQAVYGGALNLVSSAFCSVDVVDVGGESAQGVRELVLDLVAVIAKPNVSDLVPFLRPLDLQGWRRWSAIRFGKIFLILDGIIDRRMALANGSMEKQGDFLDSLLELISTGKLARGSLTTILFDVIAAGSDTVSLTVEWAMAELLRNQSVMAKARAEIQSALGGKVAVDETDAVNLPYLQAVVKEVLRLHPVAPILLPHRAVEDGVEIGGYAVPKGSTVIFNASAIMRDPAAWERPDEFVPERFLDMANQLDFRGKAFEFIPFGSGRRLCPGVPMAERVVPFILASLLHAFEWRLPDGVSAEELDVSEKFTTANVLNVPLKAVPVVIA; encoded by the coding sequence ATGGAGATCGAGCTCTGGCTGCTATGTGCGACGCTCGCGATCGTCTTCCTATGGGCGACACGGCGTTCGGCCGCCGGGCGGATGCCGCCGGGCCCCACGCCATTGCCTGTCGTCGGCAACCTGCTCAGCCTCCGCCACGGCAACCTCCACCACACGCTCGCGCGCCTCGCGCGCGTCCACGGCCCCGTCATGACGCTCAAGCTCGGGCTCACCACCGCCGTGGTCGTCTCCTCGCGCGACGCGGCTGAGGAGGCATTCACCAAGCACGACCGGCGTCTGGCCGCGCGCGCGATCCCGGACGCGGCCCGCGCGCTCGGCTTCTCCGACCGGTCCATGATATGGCTTCCCAGCTCCGACCCGCTCTGGAAGAGCTTGCGCGGCGTCGTGGTCACCAACGTCTTCTCCCCGCGCGGCCTCGCCGCGGCGCGCGGCGTCCGCGAGCGTAAGGTGCGCGACCTCGTCGGCTACTTCCGCGGCCGCGCCGGGAGAGAGGTGGACTTCGGCCAGGCCGTGTACGGCGGCGCGCTTAACCTCGTGTCGAGCGCGTTCTGCTCCGTTGACGTGGTCGACGTGGGCGGGGAGTCGGCGCAGGGGGTGCGTGAGCTTGTCCTGGACCTCGTCGCGGTGATCGCGAAGCCCAACGTTTCCGACCTTGTCCCTTTCCTCCGACCGCTCGACTTGCAAGGATGGCGCCGCTGGTCAGCGATACGCTTCGGGAAAATATTCCTCATACTGGATGGCATAATCGATCGCCGTATGGCCCTTGCCAACGGCTCCATGGAGAAGCAAGGCGACTTCCTGGACTCGCTGCTCGAGCTCATCTCCACGGGCAAGCTCGCTCGCGGCAGCCTGACGACCATACTCTTCGACGTCATCGCGGCCGGGAGCGACACGGTGTCTCTCACCGTAGAGTGGGCAATGGCCGAGCTTCTCCGGAACCAGAGCGTCATGGCCAAGGCCCGTGCCGAGATACAAAGTGCTCTCGGCGGCAAGGTAGCTGTCGACGAGACCGACGCGGTGAACCTGCCGTACCTCCAGGCTGTGGTGAAGGAGGTCTTGCGGCTGCATCCCGTGGCGCCGATACTGCTGCCCCACCGGGCCGTCGAGGATGGCGTGGAGATCGGCGGCTATGCCGTGCCGAAAGGCTCGACGGTCATCTTCAACGCGTCGGCGATTATGCGGGACCCGGCGGCGTGGGAGAGGCCCGACGAGTTCGTGCCGGAGAGGTTCCTCGACATGGCGAATCAGTTGGACTTCCGGGGCAAGGCCTTCGAGTTCATCCCGTTCGGGTCCGGCCGGAGGCTGTGCCCCGGCGTGCCCATGGCGGAGCGCGTCGTGCCGTTCATCCTGGCCTCGCTGCTGCACGCGTTCGAGTGGCGGCTACCGGACGGCGTTTCCGCCGAGGAGTTGGATGTGAGCGAGAAGTTTACCACCGCCAACGTGCTCAACGTCCCACTCAAGGCCGTGCCCGTTGTGATTGCTTAA